TCCCCGAGTAAGGTCAGTTGTCCCCATCACCAATTATTATGATCCCTTAAATATCCGGACTGGAAATCCTGAGCTTTTACCTGAGTATATTGATTCATACGAACTCAACTACACTCAATTCCGAAAAGGGATCTCATTTAATGCAGGGGTGTATTATCGTCAGATCAATGACCTGATGCGACGTTATAAGGAATTAAAAGAAATTAATGGAAATACTGTTTCTGTCACAACTTTTCGAAATTTTGATACGGGACACTCCTATGGTGCTGAGGCAATGATCAATGCTAAACCATGGGAACCTTTAAAGCTTATGCTCAGTGGAAATGTCACTCGAACAGTCATTGACGAGTCGGGATTAGATGCCGATATCAATACCAGTTCTTACGGCTACTATTTGCGTGGAACGGCCACTTACTCCCCTTTTCCAAATACAGATATTCAGATGTTCACCATGTATCGTAGTCCTCGGGAAATTGCCCAGGGCAGTATGTCCGATATGCTTTTTGCCAATCTTTCAGTCAAACATAAACTTTGGGAGAAAAAGGGCAGTATATCTCTCCAGGTCAGTGATCTCTTTAACAGTCGCCGGTTCGAGTATAATCTGGTTACTGAGAATTTTGAACAGATTCGGGAAAGAACGTTCAGTAACCGCTATATCAAGTTGAATTTCAGCTACACATTTGGAAAATTTGTGGATACTGAGCGTCAACGTGGTACTGGTGGTCGTGATGATATGGACATGGATATGGGGATAGATTAAGAATTATGAATTGTGAATTGTGAATTATGAATTATGAATTGTGAATTGTGACGAAACCGCAAAAAGTTCCTTACGGTTTAATAATCATCAAATACACCCTAACTCATTTAATATTAACCACTTAACGCATATACTCCTAAATCCATAAATATCAATACTCTGCGCCTCTGCGTGCTTTGCCTGCCCGCACGAAGTTATACGCAGGCGGGCGAGAGGTACTTTTTGCGAGGGCGTCAATTGTGAATTGTGAAAATTTCACAAACTCTGGGATGGTTAGTCCAGGTTCTTAATGCTTTCCAGAGCTTTGATTGTCTCGTCATAGCCTTTTTGGATCGCGATCTCGGCTTCCAGAAAATTCCAGGCTGACAAACCGGTACTAATATTGATCAACATATCCGGCATGGCTAATTCCACCTGATTGGCGGCAATGAGTGCCATTGACAAGATCACGGTCTCGTGGGCGATCTCTGCCAAATTGGGCTGACCAGCAGTATACCATGGCTCGTTTGCTTTGGGGATACGCCATTTGGATTTACTGTTTTCCAGATCATCACCATTTAGATAGGAAAACTCCTGTGTCGCATCTTTGCCTTCCGGAAAAGCCAGGACATTTACAGCAATGATGTAATCAGCCCCCATGGAACGGACTACATCAATGGGAACCGGATCGATCATGCCACCATCTACCAGGATGCGATTACCGCTGGCAAGTGGATTAAAAACGATGGGAACAGAAGAACTGGCACGAGTCGCAGTGGCCAGGCTGCCCTTGTTGATTACATAGAGGTCACCATTGAGGATATCCACGGTTGTGGCAGCAAAGGGTATTGCCAGATCTTCAATAGCTTTTGATCCATAGAGATCATCCAAATATAAGGTTATCTTTTGGCCATCGATAAACCCCCTGGTTGGGAAGATCGGATCCAAAAGATTCAAGACATCCAGCCAATTTGAATTTAAGGCGACATCCGAAAGTTCTGATACAGTCATACCGGCAGCATACCCGCCACCAATGATAGCCCCCATGCTGCTGCCAGCGATCATGTCTATGCGGACCCCAGCCTCTTCCAAAGCTTCCAGAACACCAACGTGGGCAAAACCCTTGGCTGCACCGGCACCCAAAGCCAGGCCCACAGAAAAGTCCTGCTTAGCTTTGCCCTGAAGTACCAGACTAAACTGCTTTTCCAGCTCCGGAGTGTTGAGGGGTGCTGCTATTATTTTGGTTCCAACCAGTAAACAACTTAAACCAATTGAGAACAGCAGTTTCAGTAGTGAATTCATTTATATAGATCATTCAGGATCGCTGCCAAATGATATCCAGCTTTGAGCAATCTATCTTCCATCAGTTCCCGGTTGCTATAGACATACTTCCAGGAAAGTTTGCCATCCCCGATGTCATAGACCTGATCATGCACTGCCCGGGAGCGATGGACAAAAGTCAGCACGGTTGGATCTAATAATTTTTGTTTGTCAGCAGCGGTGAGCCCCAATTGAATTTGCTGTGCATATTCAGTATAACTATACTGCATATGGTCGATCATTTGGCTGTCCCAGACACGGTGAAGATTAGTCTCTTCACGAAACCAGGTCACCTTGATATCATTACCCCCTCGATCTGTTCCATTACCAACATGCAGGGGTTGATGCAAATCTCCAACAATATGTACCACAAAACGAAAAACATCCAGTTGATCCTGCTTACTGAGTGTCTCGGATTTTAGGAGTTTAGTGAACTCAGTAACTTTCTGCACTGCACGCC
The window above is part of the Candidatus Neomarinimicrobiota bacterium genome. Proteins encoded here:
- a CDS encoding S1/P1 nuclease, which encodes MRQFIILLFTVSTLLGWGKTGHRVIGIIAEENLSPQAREAITQLLGHTDLARIGNWADEIKSDPKWDHSHDWHYCTILKGHNYEGPEAGGRAVQKVTEFTKLLKSETLSKQDQLDVFRFVVHIVGDLHQPLHVGNGTDRGGNDIKVTWFREETNLHRVWDSQMIDHMQYSYTEYAQQIQLGLTAADKQKLLDPTVLTFVHRSRAVHDQVYDIGDGKLSWKYVYSNRELMEDRLLKAGYHLAAILNDLYK
- a CDS encoding patatin-like phospholipase family protein, yielding MNSLLKLLFSIGLSCLLVGTKIIAAPLNTPELEKQFSLVLQGKAKQDFSVGLALGAGAAKGFAHVGVLEALEEAGVRIDMIAGSSMGAIIGGGYAAGMTVSELSDVALNSNWLDVLNLLDPIFPTRGFIDGQKITLYLDDLYGSKAIEDLAIPFAATTVDILNGDLYVINKGSLATATRASSSVPIVFNPLASGNRILVDGGMIDPVPIDVVRSMGADYIIAVNVLAFPEGKDATQEFSYLNGDDLENSKSKWRIPKANEPWYTAGQPNLAEIAHETVILSMALIAANQVELAMPDMLINISTGLSAWNFLEAEIAIQKGYDETIKALESIKNLD